The following coding sequences are from one Acidobacteriota bacterium window:
- a CDS encoding ATP-binding cassette domain-containing protein: MLDARIRKRLGPRDGRGPVIDVHFRAGDGITVLFGASGAGKTSILRTVAGIMDPDQGRISLGDTLFFDSASGVRLPMRKRRVGYVFQNHRLFPHLSALDNVLYGARGREGRSPRDRARELLSLLGIAKTADRHPGQLSGGEQQRVALARALAADPAIMLLDEPLSAVDVSTRSLLVEEIAQIQKRSGIPFVYVTHNHTEAIRLGKNMLVIDEGRIVQEGAPLEIFNAPRTAPVARVVGAENIFIGRVLGHHPEDGITSIELGSCRIEAAYCGLPPGSRVTVGIRSEDILVSRERITQTSARNVLEGVIHHILREMDRAELIVSCGVDFKVSVTPATVRILELEPGLRVYLLLKARALHLLD; this comes from the coding sequence GTGCTGGACGCGCGCATCCGGAAACGCCTGGGACCCCGCGACGGCCGGGGTCCCGTCATCGACGTTCATTTCCGGGCCGGGGACGGGATCACGGTGCTCTTCGGAGCCTCGGGCGCCGGCAAAACCAGCATCCTGCGCACCGTCGCGGGAATCATGGATCCGGACCAGGGGAGGATCTCGCTCGGCGACACCCTCTTCTTCGACTCCGCCTCGGGCGTCCGCCTGCCCATGCGGAAACGGCGGGTGGGGTACGTGTTTCAAAACCATCGCCTCTTCCCCCACCTTTCGGCCCTCGACAACGTCCTCTACGGCGCGCGCGGGCGGGAGGGGCGGTCGCCCCGGGACCGGGCGCGGGAGCTCTTGTCGCTGCTGGGGATCGCGAAGACGGCGGACCGGCACCCCGGCCAGTTGTCGGGGGGGGAACAGCAGCGGGTGGCACTCGCGCGCGCGCTGGCGGCGGACCCCGCGATCATGCTCCTGGACGAGCCCCTTTCGGCCGTGGATGTCTCCACCCGGTCGCTCCTCGTCGAGGAGATCGCACAGATCCAGAAGAGGTCGGGGATCCCGTTCGTGTACGTCACCCACAACCACACCGAGGCGATCCGCCTGGGAAAGAACATGCTGGTGATCGACGAGGGACGGATCGTCCAGGAGGGCGCGCCGCTCGAAATCTTCAACGCCCCCAGGACCGCCCCGGTGGCGAGGGTCGTCGGTGCGGAGAACATTTTCATCGGCCGGGTCCTCGGCCATCACCCGGAGGACGGCATCACCTCCATCGAACTGGGTTCGTGCAGGATCGAAGCCGCCTACTGCGGCCTTCCCCCGGGCAGCCGGGTGACCGTCGGCATCCGTTCCGAAGACATCCTGGTATCGCGCGAACGGATCACCCAGACCAGCGCCCGCAACGTGCTCGAGGGAGTGATCCACCACATCCTCCGGGAGATGGACCGGGCGGAACTCATTGTTTCCTGCGGGGTGGACTTCAAGGTCAGCGTCACCCCGGCCACGGTCCGCATCCTCGAACTCGAGCCGGGCCTGCGGGTGTACCTCCTGCTCAAGGCCAGGGCCCTCCACCTGCTGGACTGA
- a CDS encoding XdhC family protein translates to MYDRIKQRLESGETLAVATIVSTIGSTPREIGAKMVVTASGDIMGTIGGGCGEAEVRREAIQSIRTRRPALVKVELMDDIASNSPAVCGGVLDAFIDPWDPEDTRAGCRELIAPLTEISSRGEAAVLVTLLEADGIEGAAPGDKCLVRDGSVLAGNIVHPELLRGILKEAAVRLELEQSRRITIEPGGTGGRADLFFDVITAMRRAVIVGAGHLAIPLVRFTKTLGYHVTVLDDRVVYANRERFPEADAVLVGDMAETLGGMDITPQTYIVLITRGHQYDEPCLRKVLDSPARYIGMIGSRRRIQACFLRFRDEEGIPEERLRRVHAPIGLDIGAESPEEIALAIAAEMVKVRRGGKALSRAGRQPD, encoded by the coding sequence ATGTATGACCGGATAAAGCAGCGATTGGAGTCGGGGGAAACACTCGCGGTCGCCACGATCGTGTCCACCATCGGCTCCACGCCGAGGGAGATCGGGGCCAAAATGGTGGTTACCGCCTCAGGCGACATCATGGGAACCATCGGAGGGGGGTGCGGGGAGGCGGAGGTGCGCCGCGAGGCGATCCAGTCGATCCGAACCCGCAGGCCCGCGCTCGTGAAGGTGGAACTCATGGACGACATCGCTTCGAACAGCCCCGCCGTGTGCGGCGGAGTCCTCGACGCCTTCATCGACCCCTGGGACCCCGAAGACACCCGGGCCGGGTGCCGGGAGCTGATCGCCCCCCTGACCGAAATCTCGTCGCGGGGCGAGGCGGCGGTACTGGTGACCCTGCTTGAGGCCGACGGGATCGAGGGCGCGGCCCCGGGCGACAAATGCCTGGTGCGCGACGGGTCCGTGCTGGCCGGAAACATCGTCCACCCCGAGTTGCTCCGGGGCATCCTGAAGGAAGCGGCGGTCCGGCTCGAACTGGAACAGAGCCGGAGAATCACGATCGAACCCGGGGGGACGGGGGGACGCGCCGACCTCTTCTTCGACGTCATCACCGCCATGCGCCGGGCCGTCATAGTCGGCGCCGGGCACCTGGCCATCCCCCTGGTGCGGTTCACGAAGACCCTGGGTTATCACGTCACCGTTCTCGATGACCGGGTCGTCTACGCCAACCGCGAGAGATTTCCGGAAGCGGACGCCGTCCTGGTCGGCGACATGGCGGAGACGCTGGGCGGCATGGACATCACGCCCCAGACCTACATCGTGCTGATCACCCGCGGTCACCAGTACGATGAACCCTGTCTCCGGAAGGTACTGGACAGCCCGGCCAGATATATCGGGATGATCGGCAGCCGGCGGCGGATCCAGGCCTGCTTTCTCCGGTTCCGGGACGAGGAGGGGATCCCGGAGGAACGGCTCCGGAGGGTGCACGCCCCCATCGGCCTGGATATCGGGGCGGAATCCCCCGAGGAGATCGCGCTGGCCATCGCCGCGGAAATGGTCAAGGTGCGCCGGGGCGGGAAGGCGCTGTCTCGGGCCGGTCGCCAGCCGGATTAG
- a CDS encoding shikimate kinase: protein MKERSNIVLCGFMATGKSSVGRRLGELAGYRFLDLDAAIEEEEGVSIPEIFASRGEPAFRALERRMVERVAGETGLVIATGGGTVVDPGNLDRLRRSGVIVTLTADVGAILERAGRGDDRPMLRADDRERRVRALLEERAPAYAQADITLDTTGLGVEQAARRLLELLRELGVPLPGPPENQD from the coding sequence ATGAAAGAGCGGAGCAACATCGTTCTCTGCGGGTTCATGGCGACCGGAAAATCCTCGGTGGGGAGACGGCTGGGCGAGCTGGCCGGGTACCGCTTCCTCGATCTCGACGCCGCGATCGAAGAGGAGGAGGGGGTGAGCATCCCCGAGATCTTCGCCTCCCGCGGGGAGCCGGCGTTCCGCGCCCTGGAGCGGCGCATGGTGGAGCGCGTGGCGGGGGAAACCGGCCTCGTCATCGCCACCGGCGGGGGCACCGTCGTTGATCCGGGGAACCTCGACCGGCTCCGTCGTTCGGGCGTGATCGTCACCTTGACGGCCGATGTCGGTGCGATCCTCGAGCGCGCCGGGCGAGGGGACGACCGGCCGATGCTGCGGGCCGACGACCGGGAGCGACGGGTCCGCGCGCTTCTGGAGGAGCGGGCCCCGGCCTACGCGCAGGCCGATATCACCCTGGACACGACGGGCCTCGGCGTCGAGCAGGCGGCCCGGCGCCTCCTGGAGCTGCTTCGGGAGCTGGGAGTCCCGCTTCCGGGACCGCCGGAAAATCAGGACTGA
- the aroQ gene encoding type II 3-dehydroquinate dehydratase, with translation MTYRILLIHGPNLDLLGDREPSHYGTMKLEEINARMERIAEQQGALLRALQSNSEGALIDAIHDARLWADGIVINPGAYTHYSYALRDALAAVRLPAVEVHLSNVHAREEFRRISVIAPVVTGTVAGLGWRGYAAALEALLGLLADGREGQS, from the coding sequence GTGACGTACCGCATACTGCTGATCCATGGACCGAACCTCGACCTGCTCGGGGACCGGGAGCCGTCCCATTACGGGACGATGAAGCTCGAGGAGATCAACGCCCGGATGGAGCGCATCGCCGAACAGCAGGGCGCCCTGCTGCGTGCGCTGCAATCGAACAGCGAGGGGGCGCTGATCGACGCGATCCACGACGCCCGGCTCTGGGCCGACGGCATCGTCATCAACCCGGGGGCCTACACGCACTATTCCTACGCCCTGCGCGACGCCCTGGCCGCCGTCCGGCTGCCGGCCGTCGAGGTGCATCTCTCCAACGTGCATGCGAGGGAGGAGTTCCGCAGGATCTCCGTGATCGCGCCGGTGGTGACGGGAACCGTCGCGGGGCTGGGGTGGCGCGGCTACGCGGCCGCCCTCGAGGCCCTGCTCGGCCTGCTCGCGGACGGGCGGGAGGGTCAGTCCTGA
- a CDS encoding alcohol dehydrogenase catalytic domain-containing protein, giving the protein MKAALLVGPEKIEIGEADPPPLGDGEVRIRPVLAGICGTDISIYLGHRPAPYPFILGHEVMGRVAAVGAGVGALRVGDRVIVEPNYPCGECPLCRRGRGAVCARKGSMGVNLPGCFSEYATAPAEFVWRIPDGVSDRDAVTIEPLTVALHGLLQSGIGKGDTAAVIGCGVIGLLLVHSAAAMGARVLAHDRIEHKRELARAMGAAIVSGGEDAAGLWEREGVTAVFECAGAGATVELALSAAPRASEVILLGLSAEPAGFLPMRLVREGIQVRTSMIYDHPEDFGQAIDRVASGELEPARVVTRSFPFESLGEALRVAALGNEGKILIAME; this is encoded by the coding sequence ATGAAGGCAGCCCTTCTGGTCGGCCCGGAAAAGATCGAAATCGGGGAGGCGGACCCGCCGCCGCTCGGGGACGGGGAGGTCCGGATCCGGCCCGTCCTGGCCGGGATCTGCGGGACGGACATTTCCATTTACCTGGGGCACCGGCCGGCGCCCTATCCCTTCATCCTCGGGCACGAGGTCATGGGCCGGGTCGCGGCCGTGGGCGCGGGGGTCGGGGCCCTGCGGGTCGGCGATCGCGTGATCGTCGAGCCGAACTACCCCTGCGGGGAGTGCCCCCTGTGCCGGAGGGGTCGGGGGGCCGTCTGCGCCCGCAAGGGGAGCATGGGGGTAAACCTGCCGGGCTGTTTTTCCGAATACGCCACGGCCCCCGCGGAGTTCGTCTGGAGGATCCCCGACGGGGTCTCCGACCGGGACGCGGTCACGATCGAGCCCCTGACGGTGGCGCTTCACGGCCTGCTCCAGTCGGGCATCGGGAAGGGGGACACGGCGGCCGTGATCGGGTGCGGCGTGATCGGCCTCCTCCTTGTCCACTCCGCCGCGGCGATGGGGGCCCGGGTGCTTGCCCATGACCGGATCGAGCACAAGCGCGAACTCGCCCGGGCGATGGGGGCCGCGATCGTCTCAGGGGGCGAGGACGCCGCCGGACTCTGGGAGCGCGAGGGGGTCACGGCCGTGTTCGAGTGCGCGGGGGCGGGCGCGACGGTGGAGCTGGCGCTGTCGGCTGCGCCGCGGGCGTCCGAGGTGATCCTGCTCGGGCTTTCCGCCGAGCCGGCCGGTTTCCTCCCGATGCGGCTGGTGCGGGAGGGGATCCAGGTGCGGACCTCGATGATCTACGACCACCCGGAGGATTTCGGCCAGGCGATCGACCGGGTCGCCTCCGGGGAGCTCGAGCCGGCACGCGTTGTCACGCGCTCCTTCCCCTTCGAATCGCTGGGGGAGGCGCTCCGGGTGGCGGCCCTGGGCAACGAGGGGAAGATCCTGATCGCGATGGAGTAG
- a CDS encoding 4Fe-4S dicluster domain-containing protein, whose product MALKITDTCISCGACQPECPNEAIFAGGEDYEFEGKTIPALSQDFYYIAPEKCTECKGVHDEPMCASVCPTDSCVKE is encoded by the coding sequence ATGGCCCTGAAGATAACGGATACCTGCATCAGCTGCGGCGCGTGCCAGCCGGAATGCCCCAACGAGGCGATTTTTGCGGGCGGCGAGGATTATGAATTCGAGGGCAAGACCATACCGGCTCTTTCCCAGGACTTTTATTACATCGCTCCTGAAAAGTGCACCGAATGCAAGGGCGTCCATGACGAGCCGATGTGCGCATCGGTGTGCCCGACCGATTCCTGCGTAAAGGAATAG
- a CDS encoding YifB family Mg chelatase-like AAA ATPase, whose product MLFRVQSAAVFGITAYPIWVEVDFESGKKPKFKTVGLPDAAVRESHQRVKAALRNCGFAVPSKNITINLAPANLKKEGSAFDLPMAVGILGAAGFVCPRDPASCLYTGELSLDGSVRPVRGALPMASMAREEGIASLVVPEANAPEAAIVEGVRAFPVRNLLEVVALLNGERQWIAHTVDRARLMESPPSPEADFRDVRGQYQAKRAMEVAVSGGHNVLLVGVPGSGKTMLARRLPTILPPMSFDEAIETTKVHSVAGLISDRGGLISRRPFRAPHHTVSAAGLVGGGAIPRPGEVSLAHNGVLFLDELPEFPRQVLDLLRQPLEDGEVSIARAAGTLTFPARFLLAAAMNPCPCGYRGDRQHECSCTPPMIQRYLGRVSGPLLDRIDLHVQVPAVPYRELAGEGEREDSRTVRERIVNARRIQRERLGECGVAYNAQLAPRLLRRFCRLDSGGEKLLENAVTRMGLSARAYDRVLRVSRTLADLEGIGEIQPRHVAEAIQYRTLDRRVD is encoded by the coding sequence ATGCTTTTTCGCGTGCAGTCGGCGGCCGTTTTCGGGATCACCGCCTACCCCATCTGGGTGGAGGTCGATTTCGAGTCGGGGAAGAAGCCGAAATTCAAAACCGTGGGCCTTCCCGACGCCGCGGTGCGGGAAAGCCACCAGCGGGTCAAGGCGGCGCTGCGCAACTGCGGTTTCGCCGTTCCGTCGAAGAACATCACCATCAACCTGGCGCCGGCCAACCTGAAAAAGGAGGGTTCGGCCTTCGATCTTCCCATGGCCGTCGGCATCCTGGGGGCGGCCGGTTTCGTGTGCCCCCGGGACCCGGCGTCCTGCCTCTACACGGGGGAACTCTCGCTCGACGGCAGTGTCCGCCCGGTCCGGGGGGCGCTCCCCATGGCCTCGATGGCGCGCGAGGAGGGGATCGCATCCCTGGTCGTTCCCGAGGCGAACGCGCCCGAGGCCGCGATCGTGGAGGGGGTCCGGGCCTTTCCCGTCCGGAACCTGCTCGAGGTCGTGGCCCTGCTCAACGGGGAGCGGCAGTGGATCGCCCACACGGTCGATCGCGCCCGGCTGATGGAGTCCCCCCCCTCCCCCGAGGCCGATTTCCGGGACGTCCGGGGGCAGTACCAGGCCAAGCGCGCCATGGAGGTGGCGGTTTCCGGCGGGCACAACGTCCTGCTCGTCGGGGTCCCGGGTTCGGGAAAGACCATGCTGGCCCGCCGTCTGCCGACCATCCTGCCGCCGATGAGTTTCGACGAAGCCATCGAGACCACCAAGGTCCATTCGGTCGCCGGGTTGATTTCGGACCGGGGGGGATTGATCTCCCGCCGCCCCTTCCGCGCCCCTCACCACACCGTTTCGGCCGCCGGCCTCGTCGGGGGGGGCGCCATCCCGCGGCCGGGCGAAGTCAGCCTGGCCCACAACGGCGTGCTCTTCCTGGATGAACTGCCGGAATTCCCCCGTCAGGTGCTCGACCTGCTGCGGCAGCCGCTCGAGGACGGGGAAGTCTCCATCGCCCGCGCGGCCGGCACGCTGACCTTTCCCGCCCGCTTCCTGCTGGCCGCGGCCATGAACCCCTGTCCCTGCGGGTACCGGGGCGACCGGCAGCACGAATGCTCCTGCACGCCCCCGATGATCCAGCGCTACCTCGGGCGCGTGTCGGGACCCCTGCTCGACCGCATCGACCTGCATGTCCAGGTGCCCGCGGTTCCCTACCGGGAACTGGCCGGGGAAGGGGAACGGGAGGATTCCCGGACGGTGCGCGAACGCATCGTGAACGCTCGGAGGATCCAGCGGGAGCGGCTCGGGGAATGCGGCGTCGCGTACAACGCCCAATTGGCGCCGCGTCTCCTGCGCCGGTTCTGCCGGCTCGATTCCGGGGGTGAGAAACTGCTGGAGAATGCCGTCACGCGGATGGGGCTGTCGGCCCGGGCCTACGACCGGGTGTTGCGGGTCTCGCGGACCCTGGCCGATCTCGAGGGGATCGGGGAGATCCAGCCTCGCCACGTGGCCGAAGCGATCCAGTACCGGACGCTCGACCGCAGGGTCGATTAG
- the hflX gene encoding GTPase HflX, translated as MQSIAGNTQGLKPSQRSALERTFRRRVSPRQVVSPELARHLASVSAELGRQVGVLLSRDGVVRSVILGDAQRLELPDIGRLRGGTGRFRGLRLVHTHLGGERLTQDDLTDLALLRLDLVAAVQVGEDGTAGAIELAHILPVQDGAPSPAEPFRTITARDVYSLDFDPEEEIRALESEFSRMTAARADQPERERALLLVTAPGENTRLEITELAKAAGADIAETIQLARGKIHPRTIVGQGRLRALALSAMRRGADTVLFDIDLKPAQARAFEDSTGLKAVDRTQLILDIFAQRARSRDGKLQVELAQLKYSLPRLTEEDAGLSRLTGGIGGRGPGETVLEIGRRRARSRIRHLEKEIEKLSRQRGVRRRRRMRQGLPVLSIIGYTNAGKSTLLNALTRSSIAAADQMFVTLDPTSRRLRFPRQGEVIITDTVGFIRDLPPDLVTAFRATLEELADADLLLHVVDAADPNLENKMEAVNRVLGELELGAIPKLTVLNKADRVPPGLLEALCRRYEAVAVSALCRDGLDRLVEAAEEVVRLRLAPRE; from the coding sequence ATCCAGTCGATAGCGGGCAACACCCAGGGTCTGAAACCCTCCCAGCGGAGCGCGCTCGAGCGCACCTTCCGGCGCCGGGTGTCCCCCCGGCAGGTCGTTTCCCCGGAGCTGGCGCGCCACCTGGCCTCCGTCTCGGCCGAACTCGGCCGGCAGGTGGGTGTGCTCCTGTCGCGCGACGGCGTCGTGCGCAGCGTGATCCTCGGGGACGCGCAGCGCCTGGAGCTTCCCGACATCGGGAGGCTGCGGGGGGGGACCGGCCGCTTCCGGGGGCTGCGCCTGGTCCACACCCACCTCGGCGGCGAACGGCTCACCCAGGACGACCTGACCGACCTCGCCCTGCTCCGCCTGGACCTGGTCGCGGCCGTGCAGGTGGGGGAGGACGGGACCGCGGGGGCGATCGAACTCGCCCACATCCTCCCCGTCCAGGATGGCGCCCCCTCACCGGCCGAGCCCTTCCGCACCATCACGGCGCGCGACGTCTACAGTCTCGATTTCGACCCGGAGGAGGAAATCCGCGCCCTGGAAAGCGAGTTCTCCCGGATGACGGCGGCGCGGGCGGACCAGCCGGAGCGGGAACGCGCCCTGCTCCTGGTCACGGCGCCGGGGGAAAACACCAGGCTGGAAATCACCGAACTCGCGAAGGCGGCGGGGGCCGATATCGCCGAGACCATCCAGCTCGCCCGGGGAAAGATCCACCCCCGCACCATCGTCGGTCAGGGGCGGCTCCGCGCCCTCGCCCTTTCCGCCATGAGGCGCGGGGCCGACACGGTCCTGTTCGACATCGACCTCAAGCCGGCGCAGGCGCGCGCGTTCGAGGACTCCACGGGGCTCAAGGCCGTGGACCGCACCCAGCTCATCCTCGACATCTTCGCCCAGCGGGCCCGCAGCCGCGACGGCAAGCTGCAGGTGGAACTGGCGCAGCTGAAGTACTCCCTCCCCCGCCTGACGGAGGAGGATGCCGGGCTGTCACGCCTGACCGGCGGCATCGGCGGGCGGGGGCCCGGGGAGACGGTGCTCGAGATCGGCCGCCGCCGCGCCCGCAGCCGGATCCGCCACCTGGAAAAGGAGATCGAAAAACTCTCCCGGCAGCGGGGGGTCCGCCGCCGGCGCCGCATGCGCCAGGGGCTTCCCGTCCTCTCCATCATCGGGTACACCAACGCGGGAAAGAGCACCCTGCTGAACGCCTTGACCAGAAGCAGCATCGCGGCGGCCGACCAGATGTTCGTCACGCTCGACCCCACCTCGCGCCGGCTGCGCTTCCCGCGCCAGGGGGAGGTCATCATCACCGACACCGTCGGCTTCATCCGCGATCTCCCCCCGGACCTCGTTACGGCCTTCCGCGCCACCCTCGAGGAACTGGCCGACGCGGACCTGCTGCTGCACGTCGTGGACGCCGCCGACCCGAACCTGGAAAACAAGATGGAAGCCGTCAACCGCGTCCTCGGGGAGCTGGAGCTCGGGGCCATCCCGAAGCTCACGGTCCTGAACAAGGCCGACCGGGTCCCCCCCGGACTGCTCGAAGCCCTGTGCCGGCGTTACGAGGCCGTCGCCGTCAGCGCGCTCTGCCGCGACGGGCTCGACCGGCTCGTCGAGGCGGCGGAAGAGGTGGTCCGGCTGCGGCTGGCCCCCAGGGAGTGA